A portion of the Musa acuminata AAA Group cultivar baxijiao chromosome BXJ1-1, Cavendish_Baxijiao_AAA, whole genome shotgun sequence genome contains these proteins:
- the LOC135604756 gene encoding auxin response factor 6-like: MGARRCTLEAGFNSLLAPVASESGDDLREIDSENPNCCNLSCGDKRMRLSSSGLGRLQEEELWHACAGPLVSLPPVGSRVVYFPQGHSELVAASTNRVTGSLPSFPSLPPHLVCQLHNVTMLADEETDEVYAQMTLQALSPQNDLHLPTELGTRSKHPTNYFRKTLTASDTSTHGCCSIPRRAAEKVFPPLDFSRDPPVQELIAKDLHGNEWKFRHTFRGQPKRHLLTIGWTLFVNAKRLVAGDSVIFIWYGYSELLLGVRRAQSPQRVASADAVHVGLVAAHAVATNSSFTLSYFPRASPSEFVIPLSKYVKAVLRTRLLVGMRFRMLFETSESSVRRYMGKIIGIGDLDPVRWPNSHWRSVKVSWDEHAVGERQFRVSPWEIEPLPTFPMYPSPFPLGMKHSWPTAVPCHHGEDDDNVDLASPLMCFQNGGNLGFLSLNAHSSAAAPWMQPRFVAPMLQAEMWPMAAASGLLEKRVTDAAKQASAATLQPQQTPTPLGQSLDHGGPPPPAFLQIAQLNLEQILHQQAQQRSAATTAAVAPPVQSLLLPPPPPPVAYADFSPSIPPLQSPYDTYTILHNSTDATLPAYSLTYPIDLTSEDILSLHPSFHSSLESLPPLEVCIHRDSVGGELITRNNERFFF; encoded by the exons ATGGGAGCCAGGCGGTGCACCCTCGAAGCCGGTTTTAACTCCCTGCTCGCTCCCGTAGCTTCCGAGTCCGGTGATGATCTCCGTGAAATCGACTCCGAGAATCCCAATTGCTGTAATCTCTCTTGTGGAGACAAAAGGATGAGGCTCTCATCGTCCGGTCTCGGCCGTCTGCAGGAGGAAG AGTTGTGGCATGCCTGCGCTGGACCGCTGGTGTCGTTGCCTCCTGTTGGAAGTCGGGTGGTGTACTTTCCGCAGGGCCACAGCGAGCTG GTGGCTGCATCAACCAACAGGGTGACCGGTTCCCTCCCCAGCTTCCCGAGCTTGCCTCCTCACCTGGTGTGTCAGCTGCATAATGTTACCATGCTT GCGGATGAAGAGACGGACGAAGTATATGCCCAGATGACACTGCAAGCCCTAAGTCCA CAAAACGATCTTCATCTGCCTACTGAACTGGGCACGCGAAGCAAACATCCGACCAATTACTTCCGCAAGACATTGACGGCAAGCGACACCAGCACGCACGGTTGCTGCTCCATTCCCCGTCGAGCTGCAGAGAAAGTGTTCCCTCCAttg GATTTCTCACGGGACCCCCCTGTGCAGGAGCTGATCGCCAAGGACCTCCATGGCAATGAATGGAAGTTTCGGCACACCTTTCGAG GCCAGCCAAAGAGGCATCTCCTCACCATAGGATGGACTCTCTTCGTGAACGCAAAGAGACTGGTCGCAGGAGACTCTGTGATCTTTATCTG GTACGGCTACAGTGAGTTGCTCCTGGGAGTTCGGCGCGCTCAGAGTCCGCAGCGAGTTGCTTCCGCCGACGCCGTGCACGTAGGCCTCGTCGCTGCTCATGCCGTTGCCACGAATAGCTCGTTCACCCTATCTTATTTCCCAAG GGCGAGCCCATCTGAGTTCGTCATTCCACTGTCTAAGTACGTCAAAGCAGTCCTCCGCACGCGTTTGCTGGTGGGCATGCGCTTCCGGATGCTCTTCGAGACGTCAGAGTCAAGTGTTCGACG ATACATGGGAAAGATTATAGGGATCGGTGATCTCGACCCTGTGCGTTGGCCCAACTCGCACTGGCGCTCCGTGAAG GTGAGTTGGGACGAGCACGCAGTTGGAGAGAGGCAGTTCAGGGTGTCACCATGGGAGATCGAGCCGCTGCCGACCTTTCCGATGTATCCATCTCCTTTTCCTTTGGGGATGAAGCACTCGTGGCCTACTGCAGTCCCCTGCCACCATG GTGAAGATGACGATAACGTGGATTTGGCTTCACCGCTGATGTGCTTCCAGAACGGTGGAAACCTAGGGTTTCTATCACTGAATGCTCATAGCAGCGCTGCTGCACCGTGGATGCAGCCGAGGTTCGTTGCTCCGATGCTGCAAGCGGAGATGTGGCCGATGGCGGCGGCATCTGGGCTCCTGGAGAAGAGGGTTACCGATGCCGCAAAGCAGGCATCAGCTGCAACGCTGCAACCGCAGCAGACTCCAACACCGCTAGGTCAGAGTCTGGATCATGGTGGTCCACCTCCACCAGCCTTTCTTCAGATTGCTCAGCTGAATCTGGAGCAGATCCTGCATCAACAAGCACAACAGCGGTCGGCGGCCACCACCGCCGCAGTGGCTCCTCCGGTCcagtctcttcttcttcctcctcctcctcctccagttgCATATGCTGACTTCAGCCCTAGTATTCCGCCACTGCAATCACCCTATGATACCTACACCATCTTGCACAACTCAACTGATGCCACTCTTCCTGCCTACTCTCTTACCTACCCTATCGATCTCACCTCGGAGGATATCCTTTCGCTGCACCCTTCCTTTCACTCCTCCTTGGAGTCTCTTCCGCCTCTTGAGGTTTGCATCCACCGTGACTCTGTTGGCGGCGAACTTATCACCAGAAATAACGAAAGATTCTTCTTTTAG
- the LOC103978855 gene encoding ER membrane protein complex subunit 8/9 homolog — MGAECCYEVSQIAYIKLVLHALKHRSAAVNGLLLGRLRQDGGATATVEIADTVPLSHSQIGLLPALELALIQIEEHFETQGLSVVGYYHANERHDDVELGNAAKKIGDHIFRYFPRAAVLLLDNKKLERLQSSKGRDPVVQLYTRDSSKSWRQSGSDGSNQLTLKEPAANVVLLDYISSEKWQEIVDFDDHLDDISKDWLNPGLFN; from the exons ATGGGGGCGGAGTGCTGTTACGAGGTATCCCAGATCGCCTACATAAAGCTCGTCCTCCACGCCCTCAAGCACCGTTCCGCCGCCGTCAACGGCCTCCTCCTCGGCCGCCTCCGCCAAGACGGAGGCGCCACCGCCACGGTCGAGATTGCCGACACCGTCCCCCTCTCCCACTCCCAGATCGGCCTCCTCCCCGCGCTCGAGCTCGCCCTCATCCAG ATCGAGGAGCATTTTGAGACACAGGGGTTGAGCGTGGTCGGTTACTACCACGCCAACGAGAGGCACGACGACGTGGAGCTCGGCAACGCCGCCAAGAAGATCGGGGATCATATCTTCCGTTACTTCCCTCGGGCCGCCGTTCTCCTG TTGGATAATAAGAAGCTGGAAAGGCTGCAATCATCGAAGGGCAGGGATCCTGTTGTGCAG CTATACACAAGGGATTCATCAAAAAGTTGGCGTCAGAGTGGATCAGATGGAAGTAACCAGTTGACTTTGAAAGAGCCAGCAGCTAATGTAGTGTTATTAGATTATATTTCCTCTGAAAAATGGCAAGAAATAGTTGACTTTGATGATCATCTTGATGATATtagcaa GGACTGGCTGAATCCGGGCTTGTTCAATTAA
- the LOC135604825 gene encoding uncharacterized protein LOC135604825 has translation MQRGRGGRDDFFGFGDPFAGFGGFGRPGSLISSFFGGRDPFDDPFFTQPFGSMMGPSMLGPSMFAGRGSVFGETSNAGFLEQAPPVNKSKGPIIQELSDDDDGGEGEKADKELKENTRKHSRTTKEPFVQDSDEVEEKKSRYMQYRNNYNQSNPMQPQGRSFSFQSSTVTYGGPNGAYYTSSTARRMGGDGVIMEESKEADTTTGRASHRVSRGIREKGHSVTRKLNSDGRVDTVQMLHNLNEDEMPVFEETWKGKAKQHLPGWNPGLDLPGNRQEETRGWALPSTQQPHESGRMRSQPRTNPFKAGGSMK, from the exons ATGCAGAGGGGAAGAGGCGGTAGAGATGACTTCTTTGGATTTGGGGATCCATTTGCTGGGTTTGGTGGCTTTGGCAGACCAGGGAgtctgatttcgagcttttttggTGGGAGGGACCCCTTCGATGATCCTTTCTTCACGCAGCCATTTGGAAGCATGATGGGCCCGAGCATGCTTGGTCCCAGCATGTTTGCTGGTCGAGGAAGCGTCTTCGGAGAGACTAGCAATGCTGGGTTTTTGGAGCAGGCTCCCCCTGTCAATAAGTCGAAGGGTCCAATTATTCAGGAGctctctgatgatgatgatggaggagaaggagaaaaggcTGACAAGGAGCTGAAAGAGAACACAAGAAAACATTCTAGGACAACCAAAGAGCCATTTGTTCAGGATTCTGATGAAGTTGAAG AAAAGAAGAGCAGGTACATGCAGTATAGGAACAATTATAACCAGTCTAATCCAATGCAACCACAAGGTCGTTCTTTTTCTTTCCAAAGCTCAACAGTCACTTATGGCGGTCCAAATGGAGCATATTACACTTCATCCACTGCAAGGAGAATGGGTGGTGACGGA GTTATTATGGAGGAAAGCAAGGAGGCTGATACTACTACTGGTAGAGCTTCTCACAGGGTTTCTCGAGGGATCCGTGAGAAA GGCCACTCAGTAACAAGAAAACTAAATTCTGATGGGAGAGTAGACACAGTGCAGATGTTACATAATCTGAATGAAG ATGAGATGCCTGTTTTTGAGGAAACTTGGAAAGGAAAGGCCAAACAACACTTACCTGGATGGAACCCGGGGCTTGATTTGCCTG GGAACCggcaagaggaaacgagagggtGGGCGCTTCCATCAACCCAGCAACCACACGAGTCGGGAAGGATGAGATCGCAGCCACGCACCAACCCTTTTAAGGCCGGAGGCTCCATGAAATGA
- the LOC135604959 gene encoding ATP-dependent Clp protease proteolytic subunit-related protein 2, chloroplastic-like: MAVSLQSTSLRPLALDPKPSLSLTSKSFVGLKSQSSGAFGYGPPNVSAGFHCRVHQSLFLRHPTKRGSQGRIFMMPIGTPRVPYRTPGEGTWQWVDLWNALYRERVIFIGEHIDEEFCNQVLATMLYLDSIESSKKMYLYINGPGGDLTPSMAIYDTMQSLKSPVATHCIGHAYNMAGFLLAAGEKGSRVGMPLCRVTLQPPAGAARGQADDIRNEANELLRIRDYLFGELAKKTGQPVEKINKDLSYVKRFNAQEALEYGLIDRILRPARIKADAPRKETAQQGQA; the protein is encoded by the exons ATGGCGGTCTCCCTGCAATCCACCAGCCTACGCCCTCTAGCCCTCGATCCGAAACCTTCCCTCAG CTTAACTAGCAAGAGCTTTGTCGGGCTCAAGTCGCAGTCATCTG GTGCTTTTGGGTATGGGCCGCCTAATGTCAGCGCTGGATTTCACTGTAGGGTTCATCAAAGCCTCTTTTTGAG GCATCCTACAAAAAGAGGTTCACAAGGACGCATATTTATGATGCCCATTGGTACTCCAAGAGTGCCATACAGAACTCCAGGTGAAGGAACTTGGCAATGGGTTGATCTGTGGAATGCTCTA TACCGAGAACGTGTTATCTTTATTGGGGAACATATAGATGAAGAATTCTGCAACCAAGTCTTGGCAACGATGTTATATCTTGACAGCATCGAGTCTTCCAAAAAGATGTACCTCTACATTAATGGCCCAGGTGGAGAT CTTACTCCAAGCATGGCTATATATGACACTATGCAAAGCTTAAAAAGTCCAGTTGCGACACACTGTATAGGCCATGCATATAACATGGCAGGGTTTCTTCTTGCGGCTGGAGAGAAG GGTAGCCGTGTTGGTATGCCTCTTTGTCGTGTTACCCTTCAACCACCTGCCGGAGCAGCTCGTGGCCAG GCTGATGATATTCGTAATGAAGCAAATGAACTCCTTCGAATTAGGGATTACCTATTCGGAGAATTGGCTAAAAAGACAGGGCAACCTGTTGAAAAG ATTAACAAGGATCTAAGTTATGTGAAGCGCTTCAATGCCCAAGAAGCTCTGGAGTATGGACTCATCGACCGAATCCTCAGACCAGCACGCATCAAGGCCGATGCCCCGCGTAAAGAAACAGCACAGCAGGGTCAGGCCTAG
- the LOC135604484 gene encoding granule-bound starch synthase 1, chloroplastic/amyloplastic-like, producing MAAVTKSQFISKGSCAGYGGVVDSEPRTFLNRRVLHLRNQTTAYEGLRSRNVVDLIQMPSNAKVISRKTVRGTQNPSRRPWAVVICGKGMNIVFVGAEMAPWSKTGGLGDVLGGLPPAMAANGHRVMTIAPRYDQYKDGWDTNVLAELKVGNEIERVRFFHCYKRGVDRVFIDHPLFLEKVWGKTGGMIYGPVTGTDYEDNQLRFSLLCQAALEAPRILDLNNSRYYSGPYGDDVVFVANDWHTGPLPCYLKSMYQSHGIYKNARVAFCIHNISYQGRFAFSDFALLNLPDKFKSSFDFTDGSNRPVKGRKINWMKAGIIESDRVVTVSPYYAQELVSGVERGVELENALRMTGITGIVNGMDTNEWNPSIDKYISVNYDATNVMDAKPLNKEALQAELGLPVDRNIPVIAFIGRLEEQKGSDILAAAIPEFIDENVQVIVLGTGKKLLERQLAQLEDMFPNKVRAHMKFNAPLAHEIMAGADLLALTSRFEPCGLIQLQGMRYGIPPMCATTGGLADTVIEGITGFHMGPFNADCDVVDKDDVQKVIQTVKRALKVYGTPAFAEMIQNCMTQDLSWKGPAKKWEQFLLSLGAAGSEAGIDADEIAPLAKENVATP from the exons ATGGCTGCTGTAACAAAGTCACAATTCATCTCGAAAGGCTCATGCGCTGGCTATGGGGGTGTCGTCGACTCTGAGCCAAGGACCTTCCTAAACAGAAGGGTTCTACACTTGAGGAACCAAACCACCGCTTACGAAGGATTGAGATCTCGAAATGTGGTTGATTTGATTCAGATGCCGTCTAATGCCAAGGTGATTTCGAGGAAAACTGTGAGGGGAACTCAGAATCCTAGTCGTAGACCTTGGGCTGTTGTCATTTGTGGAAAAGGGATGAACATAGTCTTTGTCGGCGCTGAGATGGCTCCCTGGAGTAAAACCGGAGGACTCGGTGATGTTCTTGGAGGACTGCCACCGGCCATGGCT GCAAATGGACACAGAGTGATGACTATAGCTCCACGCTATGatcagtacaaggatgggtgggatacaaatgtcctGGCTGAG TTAAAAGTTGGAAATGAAATTGAAAGAGTCCGCTTCTTCCACTGCTATAAAAGAGGAGTTGACAGGGTTTTCATTGATCATCCTTTGTTTCTTGAGAAG GTGTGGGGAAAAACTGGAGGAATGATATATGGTCCTGTCACAGGAACGGATTATGAAGACAACCAGCTAAGATTTAGCCTTTTGTGCCAG GCAGCTTTGGAAGCTCCAAGGATTCTGGATCTTAACAACAGCAGATACTATTCTGGACCATATG GGGACGATGTGGTGTTTGTTGCGAATGATTGGCACACTGGTCCTCTTCCATGCTACTTAAAAAGTATGTACCAATCTCACGGGATATACAAGAATGCCAGG GTTGCTTTCTGCATTCACAACATTTCCTACCAGGGCCGCTTTGCATTCTCAGACTTTGCGCTGCTAAATCTCCCTGATAAATTTAAATCTTCATTTGATTTCACTGATGG GTCTAACAGGCCTGTGAAAGGAAGGAAAATAAATTGGATGAAGGCAGGAATTATAGAATCAGATAGGGTTGTTACAGTGAGTCCGTATTATGCACAAGAGCTTGTTTCAGGTGTGGAAAGGGGGGTTGAGTTGGAGAATGCCCTGCGCATGACAGGCATAACTGGAATTGTGAATGGGATGGACACTAACGAGTGGAATCCCTCGATCGACAAATATATTTCTGTCAATTATGATGCAACAAAT GTGATGGATGCAAAGCCTCTGAATAAGGAAGCCTTACAAGCTGAACTTGGTTTACCTGTTGACCGGAACATCCCTGTTATAGCCTTTATAGGGAGATTAGAAGAGCAGAAAGGCTCGGATATTCTCGCTGCAGCTATTCCTGAATTCATTGATGAAAATGTTCAAGTGATAGTGCTT GGTACTGGGAAGAAGCTGCTGGAGCGTCAGCTTGCACAACTTGAAGATATGTTTCCCAATAAAGTGAGAGCACATATGAAGTTTAATGCACCTTTGGCTCATGAAATCATGGCTGGAGCAGATCTTCTTGCTCTTACCAGCAGATTCGAACCTTGTGGCCTTATCCAGCTTCAGGGCATGCGATATGGAATT CCCCCCATGTGCGCAACAACTGGTGGACTTGCTGACACTGTCATAGAAGGCATCACAGGGTTTCATATGGGTCCCTTCAATGCTGAT TGTGATGTTGTCGATAAAGATGATGTACAAAAAGTCATTCAGACAGTGAAAAGGGCCCTTAAAGTCTACGGCACACCTGCATTTGCTGAGATGATACAGAACTGCATGACTCAAGACCTCTCCTGGAAG GGACCTGCTAAGAAGTGGGAGCAATTTCTCCTAAGCTTAGGAGCTGCAGGTAGTGAAGCCGGCATCGATGCTGATGAAATAGCTCCTCTTGCAAAGGAAAATGTGGCCACTCCCTGA
- the LOC135604890 gene encoding cysteine--tRNA ligase, chloroplastic/mitochondrial-like → MGNPELVLFNSMSKQKEVFKTRVEGQVSMYVCGVTPYDFSHIGHARAYVAFDVLYRYLKHLGYEVKYVRNFTDIDDKIIKRANESGEDPLSLSRRFSEAFLQDVAELQCLPPTLEPRVSDHIEQIKDMITKIIENGYGYTIEGDVYFSIDNFPDYCQLSGRKLDDNRAGGGGRVSVDLRKRNPGDFALWKAAKPGEPSWESPWGPGRPGWHIECSAMSAQYLGDAFDIHGGGKDLIFPHHENELAQSRAACPEHKVSYWMHNGFVNKDNQKMSKSDDNFFTIRDIIARYHPLALRFFLMRTHYRSDVNYSDRQLETASDRVFYIYQTLYDCEQALSPFRQENIQGQVPADIKELIDKFHSDFLASMSDDLHTAVILDDLMEPFKAINSNLKKFKGKKQQKPLILTLFALEKEVKDVLGILGLLGSSCAEVLQQLKDKALSRAGLIEEQVLQLIEDRNLARKNKEYEKSDKIRKELYDKGIALMDEPKGTVWRPREPPE, encoded by the exons ATGGGGAATCCGGAACTGGTGCTGTTCAATTCGATGTCGAAGCAGAAGGAGGTGTTCAAGACTCGCGTGGAAGGCCAGGTCTCCATGTACGTCTGCGGCGTCACGCCCTACGATTTCAGCCACATCGGCCACGCCCGTGCTTACGTCGCTTTCGACGTACTCTATAG GTACTTGAAACACTTGGGTTATGAAGTTAAATACGTGCGGAACTTCACCGACATTGATGATAAG ATAATTAAAAGAGCAAATGAATCAGGGGAAGATCCTTTAAGTTTGAGTCGTCGGTTCTCTGAAGCATTTTTGCAAGATGTAGCTGAGCTTCAGTGCCTGCCTCCAACACTTGAACCACGTGTTTCTGATCATATAGAGCAGATAAAGGATATGATAACTAAG ATCATTGAGAATGGCTATGGCTATACCATAGAAGGAGATGTTTACTTTTCCATTGATAACTTTCCTGATTATTGCCAATTGTCTGGACGAAAGTTAGATGATAATCGTGCTGGTGGAGGTGGAAGAGTTTCTGTTGACTTGAGAAAGCGAAATCCAGGTGATTTTGCATTATGGAAG GCTGCTAAGCCTGGTGAACCAAGCTGGGAGAGTCCTTGGGGCCCTGGAAGACCAGGTTGGCATATTGAATGCAGTGCTATGAGTGCCCAATATTTAGGTGATGCTTTCGATATTCATGGTGGAGGAAAAGATTTGATTTTTCCTCATCATGAAAATGAGCTTGCTCAGAGCCGAGCTGCATGCCCAGAGCACAAAGTAAGCTATTGGATGCACAATGGCTTTGTGAACAAGGACAATCAGAAAATGTCAAAGTCTGATGACAATTTCTTCACGATCAGAGAT ATTATTGCGAGGTATCATCCATTGGCTTTGAGGTTTTTCTTGATGCGTACACATTACCGTTCCGATGTCAATTATTCTGACAGGCAGCTTGAAACTGCATCTGATCGCGTCTTCTACATATATCAG ACACTCTATGACTGCGAACAGGCTCTTTCTCCATTTCGTCAAGAAAATATCCAGGGCCAAGTCCCAGCTGATATcaaggaattaattgacaaattccACTCAGATTTTTTAGCATCTATGTCGGATGATCTCCACACTGCTGTTATATTAGATGATCTTATGGAGCCATTTAAGGCGATAAATAGCAACTTAAAGAAGTTCAAG GGAAAGAAGCAACAAAAGCCACTTATTCTTACTCTTTTTGCATTGGAGAAGGAAGTTAAGGATGTTCTTGGCATTTTGGGCCTCTTGGGTAGTTCTTGCGCCGAG GTTTTGCAGCAACTGAAGGATAAAGCGTTATCGAGAGCAGGGTTAATCGAGGAGCAAGTCCTGCAGCTGATCGAAGATAGGAACTTGGCAAGGAAAAATAAGGAGTATGAGAAATCAGACAAGATCAGAAAAGAGCTTTATGACAAGGGCATTGCTCTAATGGATGAACCAAAGGGGACTGTTTGGAGACCACGCGAGCCCCCTGAGTAG